GCGTCCCATTTTTTCTGTGAAGCGAGACGCAGCAGGGCGTCGAAATGGTGCCTCATGTCATGGCGGGCTTCCCTTGTTTCATCAATAGCTTTTTTCAGACTGTCATAGCGCTCCCGCTGCATGGAAAGACGCTCATTTTCCTGCCAGAGCTGGCTGTTGCGGTTCAGGCTTGATGCCATGAGGTAAAACAGACCGTAAAAAAGCAGCAGAAGAGCCAGCATCGACAGGCTGACCACAATATACATCGGGAGCAGGCGTCCCTCTGACAGCAGCTCCGGATGGAGAGGGCGCATGAAAAGATTCAGCGCGATAAACAATACCGGCAGAATCCAGAATACATACCATGTCTGTGCAAAAGAATTGTCCTCCAGCAGCGTCCGCGCCGCGTGGGTGGCGGGATACCATACAGCCGCGAGAAATATGCAGCACATTAAAAGCCATGCAAGGGATGCAGAAGGGGAGAACCACAGGGCGTCCCCGCTGCGCCACGCAGAGATATCAATGGCATTTGCAACGCTGCCAAGACAGGAGAAACACCCGAATATGGCAAGAAACACGCAGGCAGACTTCCAGGGTGTGATATCCAGCGTGGAATGGTAGAAAATCCCGGCGGCAAGAGCAACCGGAAACAGCATATACAGCGCCGGGACAGAACCGAAAAAGCACAGCGCGCCGCCCAAGAGGCAGAGCAGGAGCGAAAACGGGACGGCGAGCGCCGCCAGCTTCCGGGGCGGCAGCTTCAGATAATGCTTCATGGGCAGGTATGCCAGCAGCAGACCGGGAAGGATGACCGACAGCTCCAGCACAGGGGAAAGAAATTCTGTCATAATCCCGGCCTCCTCTGAAAAAGATAATCGCCGAAGGCAATCCGCGCATCCTTTGCAAGGTCACGGCTGACAGGGAGCTTTTCCCCGTTTCTGAGAAGAAAAGCCGTGCCGTTAAAATCCTTTGCATATTCCAGATTGACAATGCTGCCTCTGCTGCACTGGAAAAAGCGCTCCTTTGGGAGCTGCTGCGCAAATTCCCGGAATGTCTGGCGGGTGATGGTGGTCTGTCCGTTCGCCGTATGGATATGTATCTGGTGCCGGAAGTGCTCGGCGTACAGGATGTCCCCAAGCTGCAGCCAGACAGTGCTGCCTGTTACGGGCGTTATCTCCATATACTGGTCTGGGCTGGGGAGCCGTTTTAGCGCCTCGTCAAACAATCCTGTCAGCTCCTCATCCGTATAGGGCTTTACGAGGTAGTGCATTGCCCGCACCCGGAATCCGTCGAGGGCGTGGTCACGGGAAGTGGTGGTAAACACCAGCAGGCAGTCGGAATCGAAAAGCCGCAGCTCCTTTGCCGTGTCCATCCCGTTCTCATTTTCCATATAAATGTCCAGAAAAGCCATTTCAAACCGCTCTTCCTCTGCGGCGGAAAGGAAATCATGACCACTCTTATATTCAAAAATATCCGCGCGCAGGGAAATACGGGCAAGCTGTACGTTCACACGCTCGTGCAGGATTTCACGTTCTGCAGCGATATCATCTATAATTGCAATCCGCATAAAAGCCTCCTTTACCAAAATCAGTATACAGTATAGCACATGATGGCGGACAGGTCATGACTAAATTACAATTCGTGCCGGATTTTTTACGATTCGTGCCGCCCCTATGGAAATGAGAATGGAAAAAGAGTATAATAGCGTCACGTCAAATCTGCCGCAAGGCAGGAAATTTTTCAGGAAAGGGTTGCGTATGATGCTGCCAAATGAGATAATCTGTAGACAGACAGACAGACAGACAGACAGACAGACAGACAGACAGACAGACAGACAGACAGACAGACGGACAGGATAATTCTGTCTTTTTATGCTGCCCTTTCCCATATTGTAAAAGAAAGACCGTTGACTGCGGGTGTAGTATACCCCTGCAGCCAGCGGTCTTTTTTGTTATGCATCTGCGGGAGCTGCCGGTGGTGGTTCTGCAGGTTGCCATGCACCGGGGAACTGTTGGTGGCGGTTCTGCAGGTTGCCCTGCATTGGGGAACTGCCGGTGGCAGGTTCCGCAGGTGCCATAGAAAAATATGAGAAAGGGGGAGGATTCGGATATGCGGGCAGCGTTTTATACGGAATCCAGGGAAGAGTACCAGATGCTGTCTGGGAAGCTGCTGGAGGAAATGCCGGATGCGGAGCTTCATTATATGGAACAGGACGGGTATTTCCACTTCTGGGACAGTGATATGATCGTGGTTGCGCTGGACGGTGCACGGGGGATGGAAACCGTACTGGAGTGCAGCAGCCGTTATCCGCAGGCGATGATCGTGTGGGTGACAGATGATAAATATTTTGCAAGGATGGCGATCCGCCGCCACATTTTTGATTTTATCCCCCGGCCGCTTTCAGAGGAACGTTTTTCAGAGACGGTAAGGAGCGCGGCGGTGCAGTGGGGATGGAAATCGGGGCGCAGACCCCTTCTGGAACAGGAGTGATACAGGGATGAGAACGATAAAACAGAAATTACGGAAAATATCTGCATGGGCGCTGGCGGCGGCTCTGCTGGGGAGCAGCTTTGACGTCTCTCCGCCGGCGGAAGCGGCGGCAGCCGGTGGAAATAACAATAGCGCTGCGATTCTTTCTTTTGCGGAAATTTCGGATGAGATAAAGACGCAGACGCTGGAAGTCGGCGCGCAGCAGTCGGAGATTATTCTGCCGGAGGAGCTGGAGGTTACAGTGGAGCTTCCGGATGCAGGAAACTCTGGAGGAGAGAGTGAAACGGATACCAGCGCAACAGAGCCGGAGACACAGCCGAAAACAGAGCCAGAGACACAGTCGGAACAAACAGAGCCGGAAACAGCGTCGGGACAGACAGAGCCGCAGAGCGACGGGCAGCCGACGAATCAGACCCCGGATGAAGCAGGGGGAGAGAAACAGACGGATACCGGCGCTATAACGACGGAAACGCAGGGACCGGTGCAGGATGATACGACAGAGGAAGTACCGACGGAGACAGTGCCGGAACAGGCAAAGACGCAGGAAGAGAGCCAGAAGCCGGTCGCCAATGTGCAGAGCCAGCCGGAAACAGATCCGGAAATTACGCCGGAGCCGGAAGAGACGATACAGGAACAGTCGGCAGGTGACATGCAGAATGCGGCGGCGCTGGAAGCTGCGCCGGCAGAAGAAATCCCGGAAACAGAAATCGCACAGGCGGAGGTAGACGGCGGTATCCTGACCTCACTGCTGGATGCAGTATTCCCGTCCATGACGGTTCATGCGGCGGAGATTAATAGCCAGCCGGTCACTTTAACAGATATTACATGGAAGATAGATGAAACCCAGAGCAGCGGCGGAACCTTCCAGTCCGAAACGGCGGCGACATACGTTTACGTTCCAGAACTGCCGGAAACGGTGACGATAGACAGTACAGAGTATACGCTGGAACTTGGGGAAGGCGTGGAGCTGCCGGAGATTACCGTTACGATAGCCTGGGCGGCAGATGAATACGGGACGCCTGTGGACGGCGGGACAACCGGGGACTGCAAATGGAAAGTGTATGACACGGACGGGGACGGGACGGCGGACCTTCTGGTGATCGGCGGCGGAACCTATACGACGGATTACTACTATAATGAGAGTACATCGCCTTGGATACAGTATTATAAGACCATCACGAATCTTGTGGTGGAAAACGGTGTTGAAAAGATAGGCGACTGTGCGTTTGATAGCCTGGAAGCCCTAAAAACGGCAAGCTTGCCGGAAAGCGTTTCAGAGATAGGGAGAGCAGGCTTTATGGGGTGCGGGTCCCTGGAAAGCATAGTAATTCCGGATGGTGTTTCTTGGATTTGGGAGGATACTTTTCAGCAATGCTATAGCCTGGAATCGGTTGTTCTGCCTGAAAAGCTTGCATATATAGAGGGGTACGCTTTTTATGGTTGTGGGCTGACGGACATTGATCTGCCGGAGACGCTGAGGAATATTGGCGGGGATGCATTTAATGGTTGCAGTCTGGAAAAGATGATTATTCCCACGAAGGTCACTTATATAGGTGATAGAGCATTTGTAGGAACAGCGCCGCAGAATGTTTATAATCTGTCTGGTGTGACACTTACCAGAGAAATGTTTGAACGGGATGGCTCAACAGGCACTGTCTACACCGTCACTCTGAAGGGCAGCGGTGATGCGGCTGACAGGACCCAGAAGATACTCCCCTCCCAGGTGGCAGCAGGAACCCGGTATGCGGGCACGGAATACGACGCAGCCAGTTATTTCCCGAAAGGGGATGGAAAATACTGGATGGTCGTAGACGAGGCAAGCGGTTCCTGTACAGCGGTTACTGCGGAAACGGAAGGGACTGTCTTAGCGGGAAATCCGACGCTTTATTACGCAGATTTCCTGTACGGGGAGAACATAAACGTGGAGGTGAGCCTCACCGGAGGAGATGAACGGTATACGCTGACTGTGACGGACAGCAGCACCGGAGAGACACTGACAGAGGGAACTCATTACACCCACACGATTACCAGCGTGAACGGAACGGATGAGAACGGGGAAGTCACCAGCGACGGGACAAAGCCGGGAAAAGTTACCGTGACCATTACCGGAATCCCGGAGAGCGGCTATGCCGGGACAAGGGAGGTCAGCTTCCTGGTCTCTGCGGCTGCCAGCGTAAAGCTTGGGGAGGACGGAGAGGAAACGGAGTATGCCAGCCTTTCCGCAGCCCTGGCTTCCGTAGGCGACGGCCAGACAGCCACAGTCACATTGCTGGAGAACGCGGTGGGGAATGTGACTGTTTCCGGCAATGTCACAC
This is a stretch of genomic DNA from Marvinbryantia formatexigens DSM 14469. It encodes these proteins:
- a CDS encoding ATP-binding protein is translated as MTEFLSPVLELSVILPGLLLAYLPMKHYLKLPPRKLAALAVPFSLLLCLLGGALCFFGSVPALYMLFPVALAAGIFYHSTLDITPWKSACVFLAIFGCFSCLGSVANAIDISAWRSGDALWFSPSASLAWLLMCCIFLAAVWYPATHAARTLLEDNSFAQTWYVFWILPVLFIALNLFMRPLHPELLSEGRLLPMYIVVSLSMLALLLLFYGLFYLMASSLNRNSQLWQENERLSMQRERYDSLKKAIDETREARHDMRHHFDALLRLASQKKWDALTEYLSSVRERIPDTEIYLCDNQAVDGVAGHYALRFGNAGVPFSCKLDLPAHLPVPETDLCSILANLFENALEASLKTAPEKRNVHVQAYLHSGNVILLTVENAFDGEIREKNGVLQSSKRRSPGLGTQSVRHIAERNGGYCRFLYEDGRFIANVMLRAETEAQES
- a CDS encoding LytR/AlgR family response regulator transcription factor, which gives rise to MRIAIIDDIAAEREILHERVNVQLARISLRADIFEYKSGHDFLSAAEEERFEMAFLDIYMENENGMDTAKELRLFDSDCLLVFTTTSRDHALDGFRVRAMHYLVKPYTDEELTGLFDEALKRLPSPDQYMEITPVTGSTVWLQLGDILYAEHFRHQIHIHTANGQTTITRQTFREFAQQLPKERFFQCSRGSIVNLEYAKDFNGTAFLLRNGEKLPVSRDLAKDARIAFGDYLFQRRPGL